From the genome of Biomphalaria glabrata chromosome 1, xgBioGlab47.1, whole genome shotgun sequence, one region includes:
- the LOC129924253 gene encoding uncharacterized protein LOC129924253 isoform X2 produces MATTSGYDLEEFRKKLIHEAKTELELRGKELTAYVQQMVAAEAERLEREKARGREKEKEEADRIEREKVRETEKLEREKVREAERVEREKKEEAERIEREKKEEADRKVRIQVEQMRIEAGISVPTEGNSNNSANIESHSSAAWTKKKIQPFAEDKDDIGDYLKRFEIKLAKFNVQEKEWSEILLDFVHGKALTICQNHDHSMQNSYQVLKKELLNAYGHNAETFRKKYYENTPSSQVDPQTTINSEKDFFTKWLAFENVENTYEGLKNFILIDNFINKCDPQLQSFVKERNPKVIEDLVEIIRIFKNAYPNNPLSVSDHKKVIDLVNYVKRNDVSDRDYCRRNDRSRERGNNGRDSYDGIKDRSWENENKGRESYDRRIDRPKADDRNFRDVTCFNCQEKGHMAYQCKKHRGNGAGNRNAQGNSGTSDRRGNRENRRQERDNRPPDRVNFVRSIQDRDRDSGHGEPDEEINYVDCGEDRFKLYPGMINNKQVNVIRDTASSTLAVRGGLVKSKDYLGYTKSVRLADGAVKRFEACKVFLRSPLYTGYCEGVAMPRLSRDVLLGNVAGVSAASDKQVRSWKSRYGNMRRNKPRNDRICFNCHKHGHIAKDCWSRAEQSEQKIASSDRRRRSVSGSDDRRDDCGSGNRKSYRGRRPQAGYSGVRRDVNSSWREQMYESCR; encoded by the exons ATGGCAACTACTTCAGGTTACGACCTGgaagaatttagaaaaaaactaattcatGAAGCTAAGACAGAACTAGAACTGCGCGGCAAAGAACTAACTGCCTATGTACAGCAGATGGTGGCGGCAGAAGCAGAAcgcttggagagagagaaagctagaggcagagaaaaagaaaaagaagaagcagatcgcATAGagcgggaaaaggttagagagacagaaaagttggagagggaaaag gttagagaggcggaacgtgtagagagggagaaaaaagaagaggcggaACGCAtcgagagggagaaaaaagaagaggcggacagaaAAGTGAGAATTCAAGTAGAACAGATGAGGATAGAGGCTGGTATAAGCGTGCCCACCGAAGGAAACAGCAACAATAGCGCCAACATAGAAAGCCATAGTAGCGCCGCATGGAcgaagaagaaaatccaaccttTTGCGGAAGACAAGGACGACATCGGCGACTATCTGAAAcgctttgaaattaaacttgCAAAGTTTAATGTTCAGGAGAAGGAGTGGTCCGAAATCTTGTTGGACTTCGTACATGGGAAAGCCCTCACGATTTGCCAAAACCACGACCACTCCATGCAAAACAGCTATCAGGTGCTAAAGAAGGAACTGCTAAACGCATACGGGCACAACGCGGAAACATTCCGAAAGAAGTATTACGAAAACACTCCATCCAGCCAAGTTGATCCGCAGACAACCATCAACTCAGAGAAAGACTTCTTCACTAAATGGCTCGCATTCGAGAATGTAGAGAACACCTACGAGGGGTTGAAGAACTTCATTCTGATTGATAACTTTATCAATAAGTGCGACCCTCAGCTACAGTcctttgtaaaagaaagaaacccgAAGGTAATTGAAGACTTGGTAGAAATTATTAGGATCTTTAAGAATGCTTACCCAAACAACCCACTTTCAGTTAGCGaccacaaaaaagttattgacctGGTAAATTATGTAAAGAGAAATGATGTTAGTGATAGGGATTATTGTAGGAGAAATGATAGGTCCAGGGAACGTGGGAACAATGGTCGGGATAGTTATGATGGCATAAAGGATAGATCctgggaaaatgaaaacaaggGCAGGGAAAGTTATGATAGGAGAATAGATAGACCTAAAGCGGATGATAGAAACTTTagggatgttacatgttttaactGTCAGGAAAAGGGACACATGGCATACCAGTGTAAGAAACATAGAGGGAATGGAGCTGGCAATAGAAATGCACAGGGTAATAGTGGCACTAGTGATAGGAGAGGTAATCGAGAAAACCGTAGACAAGAGAGGGATAATCGGCCACCGGATAGGGTTAATTTTGTAAGGAGCATCCAAGACAGGGATCGTGATAGTGGACATGGTGAAccagatgaagaaattaattacgtTGATTGTGGGGAAGATAGGTTTAAACTATATCCAggcatgataaataataaacaggtaaATGTGATCCGGGACACAGCTAGCAGTACACTCGCAGTTCGAGGGGGATTAGTGAAATCTAAGGATTATTTAGGCTATACCAAATCAGTCAGGTTGGCAGACGGCGCAGTTAAGAGATTCGAAgcgtgcaaagtgttccttcgatctccattatacacagggtattgcgaaggggtagccatgccgaGGTTATCTAGAGATGTTTTACTTGGAAATGTAGCAGGTGTCAGCGCCGCTTCTGACAAACAGGTTAGAAGTTGGAAAAGCAGGTATGGCAACATGAGGCGAAATAAACCTAGAAATGACAGAATTTGTTTTAACTGCCATAAACATGGGCACATCGCTAAAGACTGTTGGAGTAGGGCAGAACAGTCTGAGCAGAAGATTGCGAGTTCGGATAGGAGGCGCAGGTCTGTATCCGGTAGTGATGATAGAAGAGATGACTGTGGTAGCGGTAATCGCAAGTCATACCGAGGTAGAAGGCCACAAGCGGGCTATAGTGGTGTAAGAAGAGATGTTAACTCCAGTTGGAGAGAACAAATGTATGAGTCGTGTAGATAG
- the LOC129924253 gene encoding uncharacterized protein LOC129924253 isoform X1, translated as MATTSGYDLEEFRKKLIHEAKTELELRGKELTAYVQQMVAAEAERLEREKARGREKEKEEADRIEREKVRETEKLEREKVREAEKLEREKVREAERVEREKKEEAERIEREKKEEADRKVRIQVEQMRIEAGISVPTEGNSNNSANIESHSSAAWTKKKIQPFAEDKDDIGDYLKRFEIKLAKFNVQEKEWSEILLDFVHGKALTICQNHDHSMQNSYQVLKKELLNAYGHNAETFRKKYYENTPSSQVDPQTTINSEKDFFTKWLAFENVENTYEGLKNFILIDNFINKCDPQLQSFVKERNPKVIEDLVEIIRIFKNAYPNNPLSVSDHKKVIDLVNYVKRNDVSDRDYCRRNDRSRERGNNGRDSYDGIKDRSWENENKGRESYDRRIDRPKADDRNFRDVTCFNCQEKGHMAYQCKKHRGNGAGNRNAQGNSGTSDRRGNRENRRQERDNRPPDRVNFVRSIQDRDRDSGHGEPDEEINYVDCGEDRFKLYPGMINNKQVNVIRDTASSTLAVRGGLVKSKDYLGYTKSVRLADGAVKRFEACKVFLRSPLYTGYCEGVAMPRLSRDVLLGNVAGVSAASDKQVRSWKSRYGNMRRNKPRNDRICFNCHKHGHIAKDCWSRAEQSEQKIASSDRRRRSVSGSDDRRDDCGSGNRKSYRGRRPQAGYSGVRRDVNSSWREQMYESCR; from the exons ATGGCAACTACTTCAGGTTACGACCTGgaagaatttagaaaaaaactaattcatGAAGCTAAGACAGAACTAGAACTGCGCGGCAAAGAACTAACTGCCTATGTACAGCAGATGGTGGCGGCAGAAGCAGAAcgcttggagagagagaaagctagaggcagagaaaaagaaaaagaagaagcagatcgcATAGagcgggaaaaggttagagagacagaaaagttggagagggaaaag gttagagaggcagaaaagttggagagggaaaaggttagagaggcggaacgtgtagagagggagaaaaaagaagaggcggaACGCAtcgagagggagaaaaaagaagaggcggacagaaAAGTGAGAATTCAAGTAGAACAGATGAGGATAGAGGCTGGTATAAGCGTGCCCACCGAAGGAAACAGCAACAATAGCGCCAACATAGAAAGCCATAGTAGCGCCGCATGGAcgaagaagaaaatccaaccttTTGCGGAAGACAAGGACGACATCGGCGACTATCTGAAAcgctttgaaattaaacttgCAAAGTTTAATGTTCAGGAGAAGGAGTGGTCCGAAATCTTGTTGGACTTCGTACATGGGAAAGCCCTCACGATTTGCCAAAACCACGACCACTCCATGCAAAACAGCTATCAGGTGCTAAAGAAGGAACTGCTAAACGCATACGGGCACAACGCGGAAACATTCCGAAAGAAGTATTACGAAAACACTCCATCCAGCCAAGTTGATCCGCAGACAACCATCAACTCAGAGAAAGACTTCTTCACTAAATGGCTCGCATTCGAGAATGTAGAGAACACCTACGAGGGGTTGAAGAACTTCATTCTGATTGATAACTTTATCAATAAGTGCGACCCTCAGCTACAGTcctttgtaaaagaaagaaacccgAAGGTAATTGAAGACTTGGTAGAAATTATTAGGATCTTTAAGAATGCTTACCCAAACAACCCACTTTCAGTTAGCGaccacaaaaaagttattgacctGGTAAATTATGTAAAGAGAAATGATGTTAGTGATAGGGATTATTGTAGGAGAAATGATAGGTCCAGGGAACGTGGGAACAATGGTCGGGATAGTTATGATGGCATAAAGGATAGATCctgggaaaatgaaaacaaggGCAGGGAAAGTTATGATAGGAGAATAGATAGACCTAAAGCGGATGATAGAAACTTTagggatgttacatgttttaactGTCAGGAAAAGGGACACATGGCATACCAGTGTAAGAAACATAGAGGGAATGGAGCTGGCAATAGAAATGCACAGGGTAATAGTGGCACTAGTGATAGGAGAGGTAATCGAGAAAACCGTAGACAAGAGAGGGATAATCGGCCACCGGATAGGGTTAATTTTGTAAGGAGCATCCAAGACAGGGATCGTGATAGTGGACATGGTGAAccagatgaagaaattaattacgtTGATTGTGGGGAAGATAGGTTTAAACTATATCCAggcatgataaataataaacaggtaaATGTGATCCGGGACACAGCTAGCAGTACACTCGCAGTTCGAGGGGGATTAGTGAAATCTAAGGATTATTTAGGCTATACCAAATCAGTCAGGTTGGCAGACGGCGCAGTTAAGAGATTCGAAgcgtgcaaagtgttccttcgatctccattatacacagggtattgcgaaggggtagccatgccgaGGTTATCTAGAGATGTTTTACTTGGAAATGTAGCAGGTGTCAGCGCCGCTTCTGACAAACAGGTTAGAAGTTGGAAAAGCAGGTATGGCAACATGAGGCGAAATAAACCTAGAAATGACAGAATTTGTTTTAACTGCCATAAACATGGGCACATCGCTAAAGACTGTTGGAGTAGGGCAGAACAGTCTGAGCAGAAGATTGCGAGTTCGGATAGGAGGCGCAGGTCTGTATCCGGTAGTGATGATAGAAGAGATGACTGTGGTAGCGGTAATCGCAAGTCATACCGAGGTAGAAGGCCACAAGCGGGCTATAGTGGTGTAAGAAGAGATGTTAACTCCAGTTGGAGAGAACAAATGTATGAGTCGTGTAGATAG
- the LOC129924253 gene encoding uncharacterized protein LOC129924253 isoform X4, with the protein MATTSGYDLEEFRKKLIHEAKTELELRGKELTAYVQQMVAAEAERLEREKARGREKEKEEADRIEREKVREAERVEREKKEEAERIEREKKEEADRKVRIQVEQMRIEAGISVPTEGNSNNSANIESHSSAAWTKKKIQPFAEDKDDIGDYLKRFEIKLAKFNVQEKEWSEILLDFVHGKALTICQNHDHSMQNSYQVLKKELLNAYGHNAETFRKKYYENTPSSQVDPQTTINSEKDFFTKWLAFENVENTYEGLKNFILIDNFINKCDPQLQSFVKERNPKVIEDLVEIIRIFKNAYPNNPLSVSDHKKVIDLVNYVKRNDVSDRDYCRRNDRSRERGNNGRDSYDGIKDRSWENENKGRESYDRRIDRPKADDRNFRDVTCFNCQEKGHMAYQCKKHRGNGAGNRNAQGNSGTSDRRGNRENRRQERDNRPPDRVNFVRSIQDRDRDSGHGEPDEEINYVDCGEDRFKLYPGMINNKQVNVIRDTASSTLAVRGGLVKSKDYLGYTKSVRLADGAVKRFEACKVFLRSPLYTGYCEGVAMPRLSRDVLLGNVAGVSAASDKQVRSWKSRYGNMRRNKPRNDRICFNCHKHGHIAKDCWSRAEQSEQKIASSDRRRRSVSGSDDRRDDCGSGNRKSYRGRRPQAGYSGVRRDVNSSWREQMYESCR; encoded by the exons ATGGCAACTACTTCAGGTTACGACCTGgaagaatttagaaaaaaactaattcatGAAGCTAAGACAGAACTAGAACTGCGCGGCAAAGAACTAACTGCCTATGTACAGCAGATGGTGGCGGCAGAAGCAGAAcgcttggagagagagaaagctagaggcagagaaaaagaaaaagaagaagcagatcgcATAGagcgggaaaag gttagagaggcggaacgtgtagagagggagaaaaaagaagaggcggaACGCAtcgagagggagaaaaaagaagaggcggacagaaAAGTGAGAATTCAAGTAGAACAGATGAGGATAGAGGCTGGTATAAGCGTGCCCACCGAAGGAAACAGCAACAATAGCGCCAACATAGAAAGCCATAGTAGCGCCGCATGGAcgaagaagaaaatccaaccttTTGCGGAAGACAAGGACGACATCGGCGACTATCTGAAAcgctttgaaattaaacttgCAAAGTTTAATGTTCAGGAGAAGGAGTGGTCCGAAATCTTGTTGGACTTCGTACATGGGAAAGCCCTCACGATTTGCCAAAACCACGACCACTCCATGCAAAACAGCTATCAGGTGCTAAAGAAGGAACTGCTAAACGCATACGGGCACAACGCGGAAACATTCCGAAAGAAGTATTACGAAAACACTCCATCCAGCCAAGTTGATCCGCAGACAACCATCAACTCAGAGAAAGACTTCTTCACTAAATGGCTCGCATTCGAGAATGTAGAGAACACCTACGAGGGGTTGAAGAACTTCATTCTGATTGATAACTTTATCAATAAGTGCGACCCTCAGCTACAGTcctttgtaaaagaaagaaacccgAAGGTAATTGAAGACTTGGTAGAAATTATTAGGATCTTTAAGAATGCTTACCCAAACAACCCACTTTCAGTTAGCGaccacaaaaaagttattgacctGGTAAATTATGTAAAGAGAAATGATGTTAGTGATAGGGATTATTGTAGGAGAAATGATAGGTCCAGGGAACGTGGGAACAATGGTCGGGATAGTTATGATGGCATAAAGGATAGATCctgggaaaatgaaaacaaggGCAGGGAAAGTTATGATAGGAGAATAGATAGACCTAAAGCGGATGATAGAAACTTTagggatgttacatgttttaactGTCAGGAAAAGGGACACATGGCATACCAGTGTAAGAAACATAGAGGGAATGGAGCTGGCAATAGAAATGCACAGGGTAATAGTGGCACTAGTGATAGGAGAGGTAATCGAGAAAACCGTAGACAAGAGAGGGATAATCGGCCACCGGATAGGGTTAATTTTGTAAGGAGCATCCAAGACAGGGATCGTGATAGTGGACATGGTGAAccagatgaagaaattaattacgtTGATTGTGGGGAAGATAGGTTTAAACTATATCCAggcatgataaataataaacaggtaaATGTGATCCGGGACACAGCTAGCAGTACACTCGCAGTTCGAGGGGGATTAGTGAAATCTAAGGATTATTTAGGCTATACCAAATCAGTCAGGTTGGCAGACGGCGCAGTTAAGAGATTCGAAgcgtgcaaagtgttccttcgatctccattatacacagggtattgcgaaggggtagccatgccgaGGTTATCTAGAGATGTTTTACTTGGAAATGTAGCAGGTGTCAGCGCCGCTTCTGACAAACAGGTTAGAAGTTGGAAAAGCAGGTATGGCAACATGAGGCGAAATAAACCTAGAAATGACAGAATTTGTTTTAACTGCCATAAACATGGGCACATCGCTAAAGACTGTTGGAGTAGGGCAGAACAGTCTGAGCAGAAGATTGCGAGTTCGGATAGGAGGCGCAGGTCTGTATCCGGTAGTGATGATAGAAGAGATGACTGTGGTAGCGGTAATCGCAAGTCATACCGAGGTAGAAGGCCACAAGCGGGCTATAGTGGTGTAAGAAGAGATGTTAACTCCAGTTGGAGAGAACAAATGTATGAGTCGTGTAGATAG
- the LOC129924253 gene encoding uncharacterized protein LOC129924253 isoform X3, producing MATTSGYDLEEFRKKLIHEAKTELELRGKELTAYVQQMVAAEAERLEREKARGREKEKEEADRIEREKVREAEKLEREKVREAERVEREKKEEAERIEREKKEEADRKVRIQVEQMRIEAGISVPTEGNSNNSANIESHSSAAWTKKKIQPFAEDKDDIGDYLKRFEIKLAKFNVQEKEWSEILLDFVHGKALTICQNHDHSMQNSYQVLKKELLNAYGHNAETFRKKYYENTPSSQVDPQTTINSEKDFFTKWLAFENVENTYEGLKNFILIDNFINKCDPQLQSFVKERNPKVIEDLVEIIRIFKNAYPNNPLSVSDHKKVIDLVNYVKRNDVSDRDYCRRNDRSRERGNNGRDSYDGIKDRSWENENKGRESYDRRIDRPKADDRNFRDVTCFNCQEKGHMAYQCKKHRGNGAGNRNAQGNSGTSDRRGNRENRRQERDNRPPDRVNFVRSIQDRDRDSGHGEPDEEINYVDCGEDRFKLYPGMINNKQVNVIRDTASSTLAVRGGLVKSKDYLGYTKSVRLADGAVKRFEACKVFLRSPLYTGYCEGVAMPRLSRDVLLGNVAGVSAASDKQVRSWKSRYGNMRRNKPRNDRICFNCHKHGHIAKDCWSRAEQSEQKIASSDRRRRSVSGSDDRRDDCGSGNRKSYRGRRPQAGYSGVRRDVNSSWREQMYESCR from the exons ATGGCAACTACTTCAGGTTACGACCTGgaagaatttagaaaaaaactaattcatGAAGCTAAGACAGAACTAGAACTGCGCGGCAAAGAACTAACTGCCTATGTACAGCAGATGGTGGCGGCAGAAGCAGAAcgcttggagagagagaaagctagaggcagagaaaaagaaaaagaagaagcagatcgcATAGagcgggaaaag gttagagaggcagaaaagttggagagggaaaaggttagagaggcggaacgtgtagagagggagaaaaaagaagaggcggaACGCAtcgagagggagaaaaaagaagaggcggacagaaAAGTGAGAATTCAAGTAGAACAGATGAGGATAGAGGCTGGTATAAGCGTGCCCACCGAAGGAAACAGCAACAATAGCGCCAACATAGAAAGCCATAGTAGCGCCGCATGGAcgaagaagaaaatccaaccttTTGCGGAAGACAAGGACGACATCGGCGACTATCTGAAAcgctttgaaattaaacttgCAAAGTTTAATGTTCAGGAGAAGGAGTGGTCCGAAATCTTGTTGGACTTCGTACATGGGAAAGCCCTCACGATTTGCCAAAACCACGACCACTCCATGCAAAACAGCTATCAGGTGCTAAAGAAGGAACTGCTAAACGCATACGGGCACAACGCGGAAACATTCCGAAAGAAGTATTACGAAAACACTCCATCCAGCCAAGTTGATCCGCAGACAACCATCAACTCAGAGAAAGACTTCTTCACTAAATGGCTCGCATTCGAGAATGTAGAGAACACCTACGAGGGGTTGAAGAACTTCATTCTGATTGATAACTTTATCAATAAGTGCGACCCTCAGCTACAGTcctttgtaaaagaaagaaacccgAAGGTAATTGAAGACTTGGTAGAAATTATTAGGATCTTTAAGAATGCTTACCCAAACAACCCACTTTCAGTTAGCGaccacaaaaaagttattgacctGGTAAATTATGTAAAGAGAAATGATGTTAGTGATAGGGATTATTGTAGGAGAAATGATAGGTCCAGGGAACGTGGGAACAATGGTCGGGATAGTTATGATGGCATAAAGGATAGATCctgggaaaatgaaaacaaggGCAGGGAAAGTTATGATAGGAGAATAGATAGACCTAAAGCGGATGATAGAAACTTTagggatgttacatgttttaactGTCAGGAAAAGGGACACATGGCATACCAGTGTAAGAAACATAGAGGGAATGGAGCTGGCAATAGAAATGCACAGGGTAATAGTGGCACTAGTGATAGGAGAGGTAATCGAGAAAACCGTAGACAAGAGAGGGATAATCGGCCACCGGATAGGGTTAATTTTGTAAGGAGCATCCAAGACAGGGATCGTGATAGTGGACATGGTGAAccagatgaagaaattaattacgtTGATTGTGGGGAAGATAGGTTTAAACTATATCCAggcatgataaataataaacaggtaaATGTGATCCGGGACACAGCTAGCAGTACACTCGCAGTTCGAGGGGGATTAGTGAAATCTAAGGATTATTTAGGCTATACCAAATCAGTCAGGTTGGCAGACGGCGCAGTTAAGAGATTCGAAgcgtgcaaagtgttccttcgatctccattatacacagggtattgcgaaggggtagccatgccgaGGTTATCTAGAGATGTTTTACTTGGAAATGTAGCAGGTGTCAGCGCCGCTTCTGACAAACAGGTTAGAAGTTGGAAAAGCAGGTATGGCAACATGAGGCGAAATAAACCTAGAAATGACAGAATTTGTTTTAACTGCCATAAACATGGGCACATCGCTAAAGACTGTTGGAGTAGGGCAGAACAGTCTGAGCAGAAGATTGCGAGTTCGGATAGGAGGCGCAGGTCTGTATCCGGTAGTGATGATAGAAGAGATGACTGTGGTAGCGGTAATCGCAAGTCATACCGAGGTAGAAGGCCACAAGCGGGCTATAGTGGTGTAAGAAGAGATGTTAACTCCAGTTGGAGAGAACAAATGTATGAGTCGTGTAGATAG